A stretch of Zymoseptoria tritici IPO323 chromosome 1, whole genome shotgun sequence DNA encodes these proteins:
- the MgINO1 gene encoding inositol-3-phosphate synthase (Inositol-3-phosphate synthase. Reaction: D-glucose 6-phosphate = 1D-myo-inositol 3-phosphate. Other name(s): Myo-inositol-1-phosphate synthase. Inositol 1-phosphate synthetase. D-glucose 6-phosphate cycloaldolase. Glucose 6-phosphate cyclase. Glucocycloaldolase. Cofactor(s): Nad. ...): MAPHANDSEGLATGINVAASREAAASGFTVEASNVNYSEEDILSKYHYRTTKVERTGGRVVASPHEALFDFKTKRHVGKVGMMLVGLGGNNGTTVTAGIIANRRKLTWETREGPRAANYYGSVVMSSTVKLGTDAETGADVNIPLQGMLPMVHPNDLVIGGWDISGMDLAAAMDRAAVLEPTLKQLVKKEMAAIKPLPSVYYPDFIAANQGDRADNVIPGSKACEEHVEHIRKDIRDFKSANGLDKVIIMWTANTERYAEIIPGVNDTAENLMNAIKTGHEEVSPSTVFAVASILENAPFINGSPQNTFVPGAIEFAEQHNAFIGGDDFKSGQTKMKSALVDFLINAGIKLTSIASYNHLGNNDGKNLSSQKQFRSKEISKSNVVDDMVAANNVLYAKDEHPDHTVVIKYMPAVGDNKRALDEYYAEIFMGGHQTISIFNVCEDSLLASPLIIDLVLIAELFTRIQWRRDGESEFKNFHSVLSVLSYMLKAPLTPPGAPVINALAKQRSALINIMRACVGLEPENDMTLEHKLY; encoded by the coding sequence ATGGCTCCACACGCCAACGACTCCGAGGGTCTGGCCACCGGCATTAACGTGGCTGCTTCAAGAGAGGCCGCCGCCTCTGGATTCACCGTCGAGGCTTCCAACGTCAACTACAGCGAGGAGGACATCCTCAGCAAGTACCACTACCGCACAACAAAGGTCGAGCGAACCGGTGGCAGGGTCGTTGCCAGTCCGCATGAGGctctcttcgacttcaaaaCCAAGCGTCACGTCGGAAAGGTCGGAATGATGTTGGTGGGTCTCGGTGGCAACAATGGAACTACCGTCACAGCTGGAATCATCGCCAACCGCCGTAAACTTACCTGGGAGACTCGCGAGGGACCTCGCGCTGCCAACTACTACGGCTCTGTCGTCATGTCGTCAACAGTTAAGCTCGGTACTGACGCTGAGACCGGTGCGGACGTCAACATTCCACTCCAGGGCATGCTTCCAATGGTTCATCCAAACGACCTTGTCATTGGTGGTTGGGATATCAGCGGTATGGATCTCGCCGCAGCAATGGACCGCGCAGCAGTTCTTGAGCCCACATTGAAGCAGCTcgtgaagaaggagatggctGCCATCAAGCCTCTTCCCAGCGTTTACTACCCAGACTTCATCGCCGCGAACCAGGGCGATCGGGCTGACAACGTCATTCCGGGCTCCAAGGCTTGCGAGGAGCACGTTGAACACATCCGCAAAGACATCCGTGATTTCAAGTCTGCCAACGGTCTCGACAAGGTCATCATCATGTGGACTGCCAACACCGAGCGATATGCCGAGATCATCCCCGGCGTCAACGACACCGCCGAGAACCTGATGAACGCTATCAAGACTGGTCACGAGGAGGTCTCACCTTCcaccgtcttcgccgtcgcATCCATTCTCGAGAACGCTCCATTCATCAACGGCTCCCCGCAAAACACCTTCGTGCCCGGCGCCATCGAATTTGCCGAGCAGCACAACGCTTTCATCGGCGGTGACGATTTCAAATCCGGCCagacgaagatgaagtcTGCTCTGGTAGATTTCTTGATCAACGCTGGTATCAAGCTCACCTCCATTGCGAGCTACAACCATCTTGGCAACAATGATGGCAAGAACTTGTCCTCGCAGAAGCAGTTCCGCTCCAAGGAGATCTCCAAGTCCAACGTTGTTGACGACATGGTCGCTGCAAACAACGTCCTCTACGCTAAGGATGAGCACCCCGATCACACTGTCGTGATCAAGTACATGCCCGCGGTTGGCGACAACAAGCGTGCTCTGGACGAGTACTACGCCGAGATCTTCATGGGCGGCCATCAGACCATCAGCATCTTCAATGTGTGTGAAGACTCCCTCCTGGCATCACCCCTTATCATCGATCTTGTGCTCATCGCCGAGCTGTTCACTCGCATTCAATGGCGTCGTGACGGTGAGAGCGAATTCAAGAACTTTCACAGTGTGCTGAGCGTGCTGAGCTACATGCTCAAGGCGCCATTGACGCCGCCTGGCGCACCTGTCATCAACGCTCTTGCGAAGCAACGCAGTGCCTTGATCAACATCATGAGAGCGTGTGTGGGTCTGGAGCCGGAGAACGACATGACACTGGAGCACAAGCTTTATTGA